The genome window CATTTCTTTTCACCTGTGCATGAAGATGATTATTGTAATCTAAGCATGGGATGGAGAGATGATCTTTCTTCTGAAACAGTTCAGCTGCTGTTAAGTTATATTTTCTCTTACTAAAGCTGTATAATACTgagatttatttgaaagtaacttgtattttttttccaaagttatacaatattttagtttatagtCATTAAAAAcgcttgtttaaaaaaacattgtgtcTGGAATTGTTTTACATATATCTATAGCTGTTGAATTTGTATTTCTTTGCATTTACACCAAATACCCTACATATTTATATCGCGCATTTACAATATGCGcaatatattatataaatatgcaTACATACGCATTATTGTAATCTAATAATGTGTATGAACTGtacttcatatatatatatatatatgaagtaCAGTTTACTTCATATTTAGTGGGCACAATCTTTATAttaaactgaacagaaacaattGTGATTCAGCTCCTATCTGTCTTAATTTCGTTTGTATTGAGCAGTTatgaatgtaaataatatttattaagaGTATATTGAATAGATGGTATAGGTTTaacatatatatacattatGCATAATATTCATACGTCTTCACTATTATTTGATTAGCCTGTATATGCTTTCCGACTATCGGGGCACTGCACCAGGGAGTAGCAACATGCTACACATCTCTGTTATCTGCTAGTAGTGTTACATTACACATTACACAAGGTGAATCGAATAATAAGGAATACATCATTTTCAATTTTTCcttaaattaataaagaaagGGTCAAATGTGGACATACAGTACTTCGGTGTTTAATACTCCCAAACACACTTCCAAATTGGCTCTGGCAATAATAAAGAAGGTCAATATTAATGCTTTCCGAAAACCCTGACATCAGCAACTATATGCTGAAAATTTATCAACTAAGCTAGTTTTTACACACTGTGTTATATTTTGCATTATACTTTTCatatacagacagacagacagacagacagatagatagatagatagatagatagatagaattTATTACAGACTCAACGTCcaaagtacataaaaaaagaaaacaaatacaataaaagaataaaaagtacaataaaaaaggCTCCTAACCATTCAGGAGGCAGTCATACCAATGTCTCCAAAGAACAGATGAGTATTTTCCTGcactatatttaacatttatcaaCAGTAGGATAATTCTACTATTAGACTCTTTTAGAcgacaaataaatatatatttttagaaaagaaaaatgaacaccTGATTTGTTCATGAATCTTAAAGGGATTTAATGCTGTAATTCTagtgaaaatgtaaacacacaaaTTGTAGTAGGTCCAGAAACACAGATAGCAACCACTATCTCAATTGGTTGGCCTattggattttttccccctctgggTTAATGATTAGCCTCCCATTTTCCGcattaaaactttgttttaatttcttactCAGCATGAAACATGAAGATTCTGGTTACTCTGAAGCCAGAAAACGTGCAACTTTCTGAgactaacagacatttttaacagattatGGTGGTTGTTTAACACCTGTCGAAAATTGCATGTTTATTATGAGTTATccacaatatttgtttttaatatatgttATTTGACCTTTAAAAAGCAGACCCGTCTTTTTGTGCTCGCGGCCTACGTACGGTAAGCGACCCTCTGGTTCAGAATCTCGGACACTCCCCGCTGCTGCCTGCTCCGTCTCCTTGTGTCGGACGGGGACTTTCAAGTGGGCAAAACTTTGTAATTCTGAAAAAAGCCAAGCACAGCGTTTTGTAAGCCGCTTTCCCCCTCAGACTGTGTTTAAGGAGGTGATGCTGGGGGTAGCTGGGATGACGGGCAGGTACGGACAGTTAAATCCTCAATGGAAACTCTGCTAGCGTTGCTAAAGCTAACGTCACGTTAGCTTTAGCAACCTCAGAACAAAGTAACCTCAGTTTAGTAAACTGGCTCAGCTACAAAGTAACTAGTTTGgagtcatttgtttatttttttttaaatttcggTTTCTTCAGAATTTGATTTCACAAGTGAAAAATGTGTCCAATCCATAGCTTTTGCGAAGTTGCAATATTAGCATGGCAGTTGCTTGGCTGTTTTGGATCTAGCCAGGTTTAGTGTTTAACATGAACACATTGTTACATGTTATTCTTCTCCTCGTTTGtacagaaccaaacgaggagaagcagctttcagcatctatgcaccacaaatttggaacaaacttccagaaaactgtaaaacagctgaaacactgacttcttttaaatctcaactgaaaacccacctgtttagaattgtatttgaaatgtaatcaattacaaatttattgatgtaacttgacttaatgattgattctatattgcattgtgattctgtgtttgtaatgatgtaaagcactttgaaatgccttgctgctgaaatgtgctatacaaataaaatttgattgattgattgattacaaTAGAGGCATTTTTTACACGTTTTACTTGCATGTAAAAGCTTTTGGTGATATTAGTGTTGTTTTACTCATTTCATTGTGACAATTTTCTCAGCTAGAAATTTCACTCACAACACCTTTTGATAATTAAAGGCTTGTAGATCAAGTACAACTCTCTGCTCCTAATACGAGTTGAGAATGTAGCTGTCGTGATGTTCGTTGgtacagttttttgtttagatCTAAGTCTATATAACTGCACAAGTATACAAAATGCAAAGCATAACTtgggaaaatacaaaatgcatttttttttcaattattatgagagaaaaacaaattaacatggCCCTATAAGAATCGCCCCATAAAACTCATAACTAATAAGTAATTGTCAGCTAAATGTAATCACTATTTTTTGCCACCCACTGTCATCAGGCTTTTTGAATAACTGGCAGTGATATTGAGTAAATGAGTTTTGTCccattctttgttttaattaagcacaactgaagttttttttttttgcgaatAAACATCCTGTTTAAGGTAATGCCATAGTACCTTAGCTGAGCTTAAATCATGACTTTAACTAGGCCTATCTGAAACCCATTCAGAGTTGAGAGTGGCATGCATGGCAGCTCTTGTCCTCAAGGACTGGTGTCCTGCTGGTTTTTGATGTCGCCAACACAGCTAACCCACTTTGTCCAACTACCTCCTCAGCCTGTCAGAAATCTGCAGAGGCTTGCTAATGAACCGTTATTTGATTTAGGTGTATTGAACCAGGGAAATAACGAAAGCATGTAGGATACCACAGCTTCAAGTCTGactttctcttctgttttgaCAGATCATAAACACTGACATTAAATAAAGCAAGTGAGGTGTCTGTTGTTGTTTGAGGTTATTTTGTGGTATGGAAGCACTCTTGAAGTAAATTCAGGAGGATGGCCACACCTAATTTCAGTAGGGTCATCCTACTCCTCTAAACATGGAGGAGTACTTTCAGCACTTCTCCACGTTTCCTTCATTCGTACATAAGGACTCTGATTGCGATTCACTGGATGTGTTGATTTTTGAGATCGTTTTTGCCTGCTTGACGTCGTCAGAAAGGTCCCTTCAAGCAATTTATTGATGCTATTGGTCAGGCAGTAATCAAAATACGTCTAGTGAGATTAAATGGATGAGTGCGATTAacatttgtgacattacaaGAAGAGTGGTTATGCTTACACACAGAGCCATCTTGGCTTGGAAAGCTCTTCtctcattaaataaaatcacagtttgaaagacttatttttattttctcaggttATCTGTGTCTATTAACAAATTGCCTTGTTTTGATACATTTATGTGGAACAAAATCAGAAGAAACCTGTAAGGGGGAGaaagattgatttatttatttttacatagtCGTATGTTGATCAGCCATCAGTGCTTCTCTAACCTTACCAAATTAGGTGATGTCTTTGCAGTGACTAAGGGTGAGTTAAATATTCCCGTTCCTCTCATCACAGTTAATGAGATATACATCCAGCTTCAGATATGAGCTATGTGAGAAATGATAAACACCAGTCTCAGCCTGAACACCAAGGGGAGAAATGCactcgttttgttttttttttctcctcctgtaACAGCTTTGCGAATGCCCTGGTCAGCGCAGCCTGTGAGCGGTGTAAAAGTGGCTTTGCTCCAACTGAGAAAATCGTTAACAGTAATGGAGAGCTTTACCACGAGCAGTGCTTTGTCTGCGCCCAGTGTTTCCAGCAGTTTCCAGAAGGACTCTTCTATGAGGTAATGCATATCACATGATGGTGCTCTTTTGAATGTCACAAATCAACACAATACTGAGCCATACCTAGTGCACAGAAAATCGTtgactttcttttaacaaatattttaaatgtttcccttTTACAGTTTGAAGGCAGGAAATACTGTGAGCATGACTTCCAGATGCTCTTTGCACCTTGCTGCCACCAGTGTGGTGAGTGTTGACAGGCCTCAAATTTTAGTATTGACCATGTTTTGTGTGAAATTGTTTGTAGCTTTTTGGGAAGTGGCAACTGGAATATTCTTTTAGGTTTGTAGTctattcatttcaaaattataaGTGATAATACTAATTTAGTTGATAATAtagttaaactattttttttcatcaacataCCTGCTGACAGCTTAATTGTTGCAGTGtttctttgtctcattttcatTATGCGTTTTCGTCTTACGCCATGTGTGTCGAGTTGATTgtcatatgattttttttttttcttccagggGAGTTCATCATTGGACGTGTCATTAAGGCCATGAACAACAGTTGGCACCCTGACTGCTTCTGCTGCGATATTTGTCAGGCAGTACTTGCAGATGTGGGATTTGTCAAAAATGCTGGCAGGTTAGTAATCCCGGCTTTTCACAGTCTAGCAAATAACAGCGTGGCAGCTTTTTGAACAGGTGGCGTCACTTGCCAAGCTTGTGACTCGCTTTGCATTTGAGCAAATAATGGAATTTTAAGCAGCTGTGATGGAGTGTGTCACAAAATCCgtagaaatgtttattttggtttttgtttcccTCAGGCACTTGTGTCGTCCATGCCATAATCGGGAAAAGGCTCGGGGCCTAGGCAAGTATATCTGCCAGAAGTGCCATGCTATTATTGAAGAGCAGACGCTGATCTTTAAGAATGATCCATATCACCCTGACCACTTCAACTGTAACAACTGCGGGTCGGTGCCAATACCTTCAGCTTATTCTCATATTTCCACACATTCTACTGCAGGGatgcccaaagtcagtcctcgagggccggcatcctgcatgctttagttctctccctggtggtagtgacaaccttttcagcatgtcaatgttcttcgtAGACCTTCTAATGAGACattatttgatccaggtgtgttaaaccagggagagaactaaaacatgtaggTTGCCGGctctcgaggaccgactttgggcaccactgttCTACTGGTAGGATAGGGTCACAAGCCAGCAGtctgtttaaattttattgatatttcttTTGTCCTAGAAAAGAGTTGACTGCTGATGCAAGAGAACTGAAAGGGGAGCTCTTCTGTTTGCCCTGCCATGATAAGATGGGTGTGCCAATCTGTGGCGCCTGCAGGAGGCCCATTGAGGGACGTGTGGTCAATGCCATGGGCAAGCAGTGGCATGTGGAGGTTTGTGAATGCTTCAGTCCTGGGTTTTCTTGGTAATATTTCTAACACTTCAATGCATTCATTACCTGATAAATGGCTCATATTGTCTTTTagtctaaaaatgtgttttctaatttaaaaaatacactatgttgaaatattttggcCAGAATGAAAGTAGCATAAATATAAtcatgaaactcaaattaaagatgaaagaattattatttttttctcattattgaTTATTATAATTTTGTGTCTCATTTGATTCTGACTTCAGATA of Xiphophorus couchianus chromosome 4, X_couchianus-1.0, whole genome shotgun sequence contains these proteins:
- the LOC114142906 gene encoding LIM and senescent cell antigen-like-containing domain protein 1 isoform X1 — translated: MLGVAGMTGSFANALVSAACERCKSGFAPTEKIVNSNGELYHEQCFVCAQCFQQFPEGLFYEFEGRKYCEHDFQMLFAPCCHQCGEFIIGRVIKAMNNSWHPDCFCCDICQAVLADVGFVKNAGRHLCRPCHNREKARGLGKYICQKCHAIIEEQTLIFKNDPYHPDHFNCNNCGKELTADARELKGELFCLPCHDKMGVPICGACRRPIEGRVVNAMGKQWHVEHFVCAKCEKPFLGHRHYERKGLAYCETHYNQLFGDVCYHCNRVIEGDVVSALNKAWCVTCFSCSTCNTKLTLKDKFVEIDLKPMCKDCYEHLPEELKRRLARRERDAKDRRKKPAVCL
- the LOC114142906 gene encoding LIM and senescent cell antigen-like-containing domain protein 1 isoform X2, which produces MLGVAGMTGSFANALVSAACERCKSGFAPTEKIVNSNGELYHEQCFVCAQCFQQFPEGLFYEFEGRKYCEHDFQMLFAPCCHQCGEFIIGRVIKAMNNSWHPDCFCCDICQAVLADVGFVKNAGRHLCRPCHNREKARGLGKYICQKCHAIIEEQTLIFKNDPYHPDHFNCNNCGKELTADARELKGELFCLPCHDKMGVPICGACRRPIEGRVVNAMGKQWHVEHFVCAKCEKPFLGHRHYERKGLAYCETHYNQLFGDVCYHCNRVIEGDVVSALNKAWCVTCFSCSTCNTKLTLKNKFVEFDMKPVCKKCYEKFPLELKKRLKKLAESLGRK